Proteins co-encoded in one Salvia splendens isolate huo1 chromosome 4, SspV2, whole genome shotgun sequence genomic window:
- the LOC121799136 gene encoding monothiol glutaredoxin-S5-like: MERVNKMVSEKPIVIFSKTECCMSHTIKSLFYDFGVNPTIYEVDEIAWGKEIEQALLRLGGNQAVPAVFIGGEFVGGANEIMSLHLKRSLKPMLKRAGALWV; this comes from the coding sequence AAAATGGTGTCGGAGAAGCCCATTGTGATATTTAGCAAGACGGAATGTTGCATGAGCCACACCATCAAGTCCCTCTtctatgattttggtgtgaaccCTACAATATACGAGGTGGACGAGATAGCGTGGGGGAAAGAGATTGAGCAAGCACTGCTGCGGCTGGGGGGAAACCAGGCCGTGCCAGCGGTGTTCATAGGTGGTGAATTTGTTGGTGGTGCCAATGAGATCATGAGTCTCCACCTCAAGAGGTCATTGAAGCCCATGCTCAAAAGGGCAGGTGCATTGTGggtttaa
- the LOC121801041 gene encoding uncharacterized protein LOC121801041, whose translation MVRVDWKGEESTTVLILLEEVLKNLRINLLLLDRLVRVNDKSCIDNLRMDRNTFGRLCRLLRDRVGLIDQKFVTVEEQVAMFLCILSHHKKTRIVGHNFMRSSQTVSKYMYIVLRGVLTLHEVFLVKPEPVDDACTDPRWTWFKGCLGALDGTYINVRVPIVDSPRYRNRKGQHTKARNVIERAFAVLKMRWGILRSPSFYPIEVQTGLIIACFLLHNFIRANLEVDPCEEDLSSPPDNGGTSDNEEPVVHTVNVVSPIALWTKKRDDLAAAMWGQRMNG comes from the exons ATGGTGAGG GTTGACTGGAAAGGTGAGGAGTCGACCACCGTTCTAATCCTGCTTGAGGAAGTACTGAAAAACCTAAGGATCAATCTCCTATTG TTAGACAGGCTTGTCCGGGTAAATGATAAATCATGCATAGACAATCTTCGAATGGATAGAAACACATTTGGTAGATTATGTCGTCTTTTGCGTGACCGAGTTGGGTTAATAGATCAGAAATTTGTTACAGTTGAAGAACAAGTAGCTATGTTTTTATGCATTCTATCCCACCACAAGAAGACACGGATTGTTGGTCACAACTTCATGCGTTCTTCACAAACTGTGTCgaaatatatgtatattgtgCTCCGTGGGGTACTTACATTACACGAGGTGTTTTTAGTGAAACCCGAGCCAGTAGATGATGCTTGCACAGACCCACGATGGACCTGGTTTAAG GGATGCCTTGGAGCTTTGGATGGTACGTATATCAACGTCAGGGTTCCTATTGTGGATAGCCCAAGGTACCGAAATAGGAAGGGGCAG CACACCAAGGCAAGGAATGTGATTGAGCGTGCCTTTGCAGTTCTTAAGATGCGTTGGGGAATATTGCGCAGCCCGAGTTTCTACCCTATCGAGGTGCAAACCGGGTTGATCATTGCTTGCTTCCTGCTGCACAATTTCATTCGAGCAAACTTAGAAGTGGATCCCTGTGAGGAAGACTTGAGTTCTCCTCCGGATAACGGGGGTACCAGTGACAATGAAGAACCGGTAGTTCATACTGTTAATGTTGTTTCGCCAATAGCTTTATGGACGAAGAAGAGGGATGATTTGGCGGCTGCAATGTGGGGGCAAAGAATGAATGGGTGA